The following are from one region of the Mangifera indica cultivar Alphonso chromosome 14, CATAS_Mindica_2.1, whole genome shotgun sequence genome:
- the LOC123195998 gene encoding vascular-related unknown protein 1-like isoform X2, with product MVSLLYIINLSSEKGLSIPCKSKSINSLFLFVRLMEEDSIMNSLYTQKPKASQGTTASPEAEESGWTAYFEDISHNNEEHSYCSSCDSSSLLSDAASGVAWKLSHNNHLPACSSIRGSPKISNKLKFKKTRAKEICRDDSLEDTASSPVNDPNVGDWEPTDINPQKTDHHDHMYGSLEVAQKCIEKKEA from the exons TCTCTACATTATAAATCTCTCCTCAGAAAAAGGCTTATCAATTCCCTGTAAAAGCAAATCtattaattctctttttctttttgttagaTTGATGGAGGAGGACTCTATCATGAATTCACTTTATACGCAGAAGCCAAAAGCTTCTCAAGGAACAACCGCCTCTCCTGAGGCTGAAGAAAGTGGTTGGACTGCTTACTTTGAAGATATCTCTCACAACAATGAAGAACATAGTTATTGCTCTAGTTGTGATAGCTCCTCTTTGCTTTCTGATGCTGCTTCTGGCGTTGCATGGAAACTATCCCACAACAATCATCTTCCAGCTTGTTCTTCAATCAGAGGCTCCCCAAAGATTTCCAACAAGTTAAAGTTCAAGAAAACAAGGGCCAAAGAAATCTGCCGAGATGATTCTTTAGAAGATACTGCTAGTTCTCCTGTGAATGACCCTAAC GTGGGAGACTGGGAACCGACGGATATAAATCCCCAGAAGACTGATCATCATGATCATATGTATGGTTCTCTG GAAGTGGCTCAGAAATGCatagagaagaaagaagcttgA
- the LOC123195998 gene encoding vascular-related unknown protein 1-like isoform X3, producing MVSLLYIINLSSEKGLSIPCKSKSINSLFLFVRLMEEDSIMNSLYTQKPKASQGTTASPEAEESGWTAYFEDISHNNEEHSYCSSCDSSSLLSDAASGVAWKLSHNNHLPACSSIRGSPKISNKLKFKKTRAKEICRDDSLEDTASSPVNDPNVGDWEPTDINPQKTDHHDHMYGSLWLRNA from the exons TCTCTACATTATAAATCTCTCCTCAGAAAAAGGCTTATCAATTCCCTGTAAAAGCAAATCtattaattctctttttctttttgttagaTTGATGGAGGAGGACTCTATCATGAATTCACTTTATACGCAGAAGCCAAAAGCTTCTCAAGGAACAACCGCCTCTCCTGAGGCTGAAGAAAGTGGTTGGACTGCTTACTTTGAAGATATCTCTCACAACAATGAAGAACATAGTTATTGCTCTAGTTGTGATAGCTCCTCTTTGCTTTCTGATGCTGCTTCTGGCGTTGCATGGAAACTATCCCACAACAATCATCTTCCAGCTTGTTCTTCAATCAGAGGCTCCCCAAAGATTTCCAACAAGTTAAAGTTCAAGAAAACAAGGGCCAAAGAAATCTGCCGAGATGATTCTTTAGAAGATACTGCTAGTTCTCCTGTGAATGACCCTAAC GTGGGAGACTGGGAACCGACGGATATAAATCCCCAGAAGACTGATCATCATGATCATATGTATGGTTCTCTG TGGCTCAGAAATGCatag
- the LOC123195998 gene encoding vascular-related unknown protein 4-like isoform X1: MVSLLYIINLSSEKGLSIPCKSKSINSLFLFVRLMEEDSIMNSLYTQKPKASQGTTASPEAEESGWTAYFEDISHNNEEHSYCSSCDSSSLLSDAASGVAWKLSHNNHLPACSSIRGSPKISNKLKFKKTRAKEICRDDSLEDTASSPVNDPNVGDWEPTDINPQKTDHHDHIGSEMHREERSLNFNGKDDSSDFKSCSLLSN; this comes from the exons TCTCTACATTATAAATCTCTCCTCAGAAAAAGGCTTATCAATTCCCTGTAAAAGCAAATCtattaattctctttttctttttgttagaTTGATGGAGGAGGACTCTATCATGAATTCACTTTATACGCAGAAGCCAAAAGCTTCTCAAGGAACAACCGCCTCTCCTGAGGCTGAAGAAAGTGGTTGGACTGCTTACTTTGAAGATATCTCTCACAACAATGAAGAACATAGTTATTGCTCTAGTTGTGATAGCTCCTCTTTGCTTTCTGATGCTGCTTCTGGCGTTGCATGGAAACTATCCCACAACAATCATCTTCCAGCTTGTTCTTCAATCAGAGGCTCCCCAAAGATTTCCAACAAGTTAAAGTTCAAGAAAACAAGGGCCAAAGAAATCTGCCGAGATGATTCTTTAGAAGATACTGCTAGTTCTCCTGTGAATGACCCTAAC GTGGGAGACTGGGAACCGACGGATATAAATCCCCAGAAGACTGATCATCATGATCATAT TGGCTCAGAAATGCatagagaagaaagaagcttgAACTTCAATGGGAAGGATGATTCCTCAGACTTCAAGTCTTGTTCTTT ATTATCCAATTGA
- the LOC123195999 gene encoding syntaxin-132-like isoform X2, producing the protein MNDLLTDSFVSDAKGQPSRDNDIEMGMRDPRSNSDLGMEAFNKQIQEVEKQVDKLSGLLRKLKDANEESKSVTKASAMKAIKKRMEKDIDEVGKIARNVKAKIEAINRENLANRQKPGCEKGTSVDRSRMNVTNALTKKFKEVLTEFQTLRQRIQDEYREVVERRVITVTGSRPDEETIDNLIETGNSEQIFQKAIQEQGRGQVLNTLEEIQERHDAVKEIEKKLLDLHQVYLDMAVLVEAQGEILDNIESQVTNAVDHVNMGTDALRVAKSMQKKSRKCMMIAIILLLVIAIIIVLSILKPWKK; encoded by the exons ATGAACGACTTGCTTACG GACTCGTTTGTGAGCGATGCCAAAGGCCAGCCTTCCAGAGATAATGACATCGAAATGGGAATGCGAGATCCGAGGAGTAATTCTGATTTGGGAATGGAGGCTTTCAATAAGCAG ATACAAGAGGTTGAAAAACAGGTTGACAAGCTCTCTGGCCTACTTAGGAAACTGAAG GATGCAAATGAGGAGTCAAAGTCCGTAACCAAAGCATCTGCAATGAAAG CTATCAAGAAGCGTATGGAGAAAGATATTGATGAAGTGGGAAAGATTGCGCGAAATGTCAAAGCAAAAATAGAAGCAATAAATAGAGAG AATTTAGCTAATCGGCAGAAACCTGGGTGTGAAAAGGGAACAAGTGTTGACAGATCGAGGATGAATGTCACGAA TGCCTTGACCAAGAAGTTCAAGGAAGTACTGACAGAGTTTCAG ACACTAAGACAAAGGATCCAAGATGAGTATCGTGAGGTTGTGGAGAGAAGGGTCATTACAG TAACGGGATCCAGACCGGATGAAGAG acaATTGACAACCTGATCGAAACTGGAAATAGTGAGCAAATCTTCCAAAAGGCAATTCAAGAGCAAGGGCGAGGACAG GTTCTGAATACCTTGGAAGAAATTCAGGAGAGACATGACGCTGTCaaagaaattgagaaaaagCTTCTTGACTTGCACCAG GTTTACCTTGATATGGCAGTACTCGTTGAGGCTCAAGGAGAGATTTTAGACAACATTGAGAGCCAG GTGACAAATGCAGTAGACCATGTTAACATGGGCACAGATGCTCTTCGTGTAGCAAAGAGCATGCAGAAGAAGTCAAGAAAATGCATGATGATTGCCATTATCTTGCTCCTGGTTATTGCGATTATCATCGTACTCTCCATTTTGAAACCCTGGAAGAAATAA
- the LOC123195999 gene encoding syntaxin-132-like isoform X1, with the protein MNDLLTDSFVSDAKGQPSRDNDIEMGMRDPRSNSDLGMEAFNKQIQEVEKQVDKLSGLLRKLKDANEESKSVTKASAMKAIKKRMEKDIDEVGKIARNVKAKIEAINRENLANRQKPGCEKGTSVDRSRMNVTNALTKKFKEVLTEFQTLRQRIQDEYREVVERRVITVTGSRPDEETIDNLIETGNSEQIFQKAIQEQGRGQVLNTLEEIQERHDAVKEIEKKLLDLHQVYLDMAVLVEAQGEILDNIESQVANAVSSVQSGTTALQNAKILQKNSRKWMCIAIIILLIIVAVIVVGVLKPWKSGKA; encoded by the exons ATGAACGACTTGCTTACG GACTCGTTTGTGAGCGATGCCAAAGGCCAGCCTTCCAGAGATAATGACATCGAAATGGGAATGCGAGATCCGAGGAGTAATTCTGATTTGGGAATGGAGGCTTTCAATAAGCAG ATACAAGAGGTTGAAAAACAGGTTGACAAGCTCTCTGGCCTACTTAGGAAACTGAAG GATGCAAATGAGGAGTCAAAGTCCGTAACCAAAGCATCTGCAATGAAAG CTATCAAGAAGCGTATGGAGAAAGATATTGATGAAGTGGGAAAGATTGCGCGAAATGTCAAAGCAAAAATAGAAGCAATAAATAGAGAG AATTTAGCTAATCGGCAGAAACCTGGGTGTGAAAAGGGAACAAGTGTTGACAGATCGAGGATGAATGTCACGAA TGCCTTGACCAAGAAGTTCAAGGAAGTACTGACAGAGTTTCAG ACACTAAGACAAAGGATCCAAGATGAGTATCGTGAGGTTGTGGAGAGAAGGGTCATTACAG TAACGGGATCCAGACCGGATGAAGAG acaATTGACAACCTGATCGAAACTGGAAATAGTGAGCAAATCTTCCAAAAGGCAATTCAAGAGCAAGGGCGAGGACAG GTTCTGAATACCTTGGAAGAAATTCAGGAGAGACATGACGCTGTCaaagaaattgagaaaaagCTTCTTGACTTGCACCAG GTTTACCTTGATATGGCAGTACTCGTTGAGGCTCAAGGAGAGATTTTAGACAACATTGAGAGCCAG GTTGCAAATGCAGTCAGTAGCGTCCAATCAGGAACAACTGCACTTCAAAATGCAAAGATACTTCAGAAGAATTCTCGAAAATGGATGTGCATTGCCATTATAATTCTCCTGATTATAGTAGCTGTTATAGTCGTTGGTGTCCTAAAACCTTGGAAGAGTGGCAAAGCTTGA
- the LOC123195999 gene encoding syntaxin-132-like isoform X3 yields MGMRDPRSNSDLGMEAFNKQIQEVEKQVDKLSGLLRKLKDANEESKSVTKASAMKAIKKRMEKDIDEVGKIARNVKAKIEAINRENLANRQKPGCEKGTSVDRSRMNVTNALTKKFKEVLTEFQTLRQRIQDEYREVVERRVITVTGSRPDEETIDNLIETGNSEQIFQKAIQEQGRGQVLNTLEEIQERHDAVKEIEKKLLDLHQVYLDMAVLVEAQGEILDNIESQVANAVSSVQSGTTALQNAKILQKNSRKWMCIAIIILLIIVAVIVVGVLKPWKSGKA; encoded by the exons ATGGGAATGCGAGATCCGAGGAGTAATTCTGATTTGGGAATGGAGGCTTTCAATAAGCAG ATACAAGAGGTTGAAAAACAGGTTGACAAGCTCTCTGGCCTACTTAGGAAACTGAAG GATGCAAATGAGGAGTCAAAGTCCGTAACCAAAGCATCTGCAATGAAAG CTATCAAGAAGCGTATGGAGAAAGATATTGATGAAGTGGGAAAGATTGCGCGAAATGTCAAAGCAAAAATAGAAGCAATAAATAGAGAG AATTTAGCTAATCGGCAGAAACCTGGGTGTGAAAAGGGAACAAGTGTTGACAGATCGAGGATGAATGTCACGAA TGCCTTGACCAAGAAGTTCAAGGAAGTACTGACAGAGTTTCAG ACACTAAGACAAAGGATCCAAGATGAGTATCGTGAGGTTGTGGAGAGAAGGGTCATTACAG TAACGGGATCCAGACCGGATGAAGAG acaATTGACAACCTGATCGAAACTGGAAATAGTGAGCAAATCTTCCAAAAGGCAATTCAAGAGCAAGGGCGAGGACAG GTTCTGAATACCTTGGAAGAAATTCAGGAGAGACATGACGCTGTCaaagaaattgagaaaaagCTTCTTGACTTGCACCAG GTTTACCTTGATATGGCAGTACTCGTTGAGGCTCAAGGAGAGATTTTAGACAACATTGAGAGCCAG GTTGCAAATGCAGTCAGTAGCGTCCAATCAGGAACAACTGCACTTCAAAATGCAAAGATACTTCAGAAGAATTCTCGAAAATGGATGTGCATTGCCATTATAATTCTCCTGATTATAGTAGCTGTTATAGTCGTTGGTGTCCTAAAACCTTGGAAGAGTGGCAAAGCTTGA